GAGCAATGGCTGTTGATCATTCTGGCCATTGCGCTTTTTCTGCTGCCCTTTTTACCCTGGTTCGGAACCAGCGCCCCGCTTGACAATCTTAAAATGACGGCCCTGCTGGCGGCGCCGTTTTTGATCGTTGGCTTGATCATTATCGTTCGGCACTATTCATGGCGATTCACGGTTAATGGCGACATCATTCAAAGCCATCGTGGCATCATCGCGAGGGAGGTACGAGCCATTCGCGTGGAAGACTTGCGCAACATCAACGTCAAGCAGACGCTCTTTCATAGACTCATCGGCATCGGAGACGTTGAGTTCAGCAGCGCCGGCAGTTCGGGCGTCGAAGTCGTGTTCAAAGGCGTTAGCCAACCCATGGCGCTGATGAGAAAGATACAGAATGCATAACTTGCTACTAAACACATTTTGTTGCATTCTATGGTGTTAATCAATTGCCTGTCAGGCGGAATAGCCACGTCATTGACATGTGCTTCACGTTCCTGGGCAGGCCGCAGGAAGTTGGGGAGTTGACCAACAATGCAACCCAAAAAATCGAAGGAGTTCATCATGATTTTTATCTTGGCGGTACTGGCAACCATAGCCGCACTTTTTGTGTGGCGCAGCGCGGCGCGGCAAGAAAGCGGCATCTCTCAGCCCATCGGCACGGCGAGCATTCTCGCCATGGGCGTTTTCGCAATTGTTGCGCTGGTGCAGTGCTTCACGCAGATCCCGGCGGGACACGTGGGCGTGGTAGATTTCTTCGGCATCGTGTCCGAGAGGGCGCTGCCGGCGGGAATCAATTTCGTGAATCCGCTGGCGCGCGTCATCAAATTCTCCATTCAAACGAAAGAACACAAGGAAACCATGCAAGTGCTTTCGCGCGAAGGCCTCACCATCGGCTTGGAGATCAGCGCGCTCTACCGGCTGAACCCGGATTCTGCAGCTCGGGTTTACAAGACTGTGGCCGGCGGCGACTACGAAACCATCATCCTGATACCGCAATTCCGCTCCATCAGCCGCGCCGTCGCGGCCAGCTTCCAGGCCAGCGCGCTCTATTCCACCGAACGGGAACAGCTCGGCGTGAATATTCAGGAAGAGCTGGCCAAGACCGTCGCTCCGCGCGGCGTGACAATTGAAACCACGCCGCTGCGCAATGTCGCACTCCCCGTACAACTCACCGAAGCCATCGAGCAAAAGCAGAAAGCCGATCAGGAAAGCCAGCGTATGGAGTTCATTCTCACGAAGGAAAAACAGGAGGCGGACCGGAAACGGATCGAAGCCAAAGGCATCGCCGATTTTCAGACGATCGTAGCGGCCGGCATCAGCGAACAATTGCTGCGCTGGAAGGGAATTGAAGCAACTGAAAAGCTCGCGCAATCATCAAACACCAAAGTGATTATCGTCGGCGCCGGGAAAGACGGTTTGCCGGTCATTATGGATACGAAATAGACGATGGCACGCGCATC
The Cytophagia bacterium CHB2 genome window above contains:
- a CDS encoding prohibitin family protein; translation: MIFILAVLATIAALFVWRSAARQESGISQPIGTASILAMGVFAIVALVQCFTQIPAGHVGVVDFFGIVSERALPAGINFVNPLARVIKFSIQTKEHKETMQVLSREGLTIGLEISALYRLNPDSAARVYKTVAGGDYETIILIPQFRSISRAVAASFQASALYSTEREQLGVNIQEELAKTVAPRGVTIETTPLRNVALPVQLTEAIEQKQKADQESQRMEFILTKEKQEADRKRIEAKGIADFQTIVAAGISEQLLRWKGIEATEKLAQSSNTKVIIVGAGKDGLPVIMDTK
- a CDS encoding PH domain-containing protein; this encodes MTFNIRSAWREQWLLIILAIALFLLPFLPWFGTSAPLDNLKMTALLAAPFLIVGLIIIVRHYSWRFTVNGDIIQSHRGIIAREVRAIRVEDLRNINVKQTLFHRLIGIGDVEFSSAGSSGVEVVFKGVSQPMALMRKIQNA